In one window of Streptomyces sp. NBC_01224 DNA:
- the serB gene encoding phosphoserine phosphatase SerB — MSASQPPQSSPSPEPPESRQGTDTPTLLVKIFGKDRPGITAGLFDTLAAYSVDVVDIEQVVTRGRIVLCALVTAPTAGGTTEGDLRATVHSWADSLKLQAEIISGTGDNRPRGYGRSHVTVLGHPLTAESTAAIAATITSTGGNIDRIFRLAKYPVTAVEFAVSGTGTEELRTALATESAGIGVDVAVVSAGLSRRAQRLVVMDVDSTLIQDEVIELFAAHAGCEDKVAEVTEQAMRGELDFEQSLHARVALLAGLDVSVVDKVRAEVRLTPGARTLIRTLKRLGYQVGVVSGGFTQVTDDLKERLGLDFASANTLEVVDGKLTGRVVGDIVDRAGKARLLRSFAAQAGVPLAQTVAIGDGANDLDMLNTAGLGVAFNAKPVVREAAHTAVNVPFLDTVLYLLGITREEVEAADGLVD; from the coding sequence ATGAGCGCATCTCAGCCACCTCAGTCTTCCCCGTCTCCTGAGCCCCCTGAGTCCCGTCAGGGCACGGACACACCCACCCTTCTTGTGAAGATCTTCGGGAAGGACCGCCCCGGGATCACCGCCGGGCTCTTCGACACCCTCGCCGCCTACTCGGTCGATGTCGTCGACATCGAGCAGGTCGTCACCCGTGGCCGCATCGTCCTGTGCGCGCTGGTCACCGCCCCGACCGCGGGCGGCACCACCGAGGGCGACCTGCGGGCGACCGTGCACAGCTGGGCCGATTCGCTGAAGCTGCAGGCCGAGATCATCTCCGGTACGGGTGACAACCGGCCGCGCGGCTACGGACGTTCCCATGTGACGGTGCTCGGGCACCCGTTGACCGCGGAGTCGACCGCGGCCATAGCGGCCACGATCACCTCGACCGGCGGGAACATCGACCGGATCTTCCGGCTCGCGAAGTACCCGGTCACGGCAGTCGAGTTCGCGGTGTCCGGCACCGGGACCGAGGAGCTGCGGACGGCGCTGGCGACGGAGTCCGCCGGGATCGGTGTCGATGTGGCGGTGGTGTCGGCCGGGCTGAGCCGCCGGGCGCAGCGGCTGGTCGTCATGGACGTCGACTCGACGCTCATCCAGGACGAGGTCATCGAGCTCTTCGCCGCCCATGCCGGCTGCGAGGACAAGGTCGCCGAGGTCACCGAGCAGGCCATGCGCGGCGAGCTCGACTTCGAGCAGTCGCTGCACGCACGGGTGGCGCTGCTGGCGGGGCTCGATGTGTCGGTGGTGGACAAGGTGCGCGCCGAGGTGCGGCTGACGCCGGGCGCCCGCACCCTGATCCGTACGCTGAAGCGGCTCGGTTACCAAGTGGGCGTGGTTTCGGGCGGGTTCACCCAGGTGACCGACGATCTGAAGGAACGGCTCGGGCTCGACTTCGCCTCTGCCAACACCTTGGAAGTGGTCGACGGAAAGCTCACCGGACGGGTCGTCGGCGACATCGTCGACCGGGCCGGCAAGGCCCGGCTGCTGCGCAGTTTCGCCGCGCAGGCCGGGGTGCCGCTGGCACAGACCGTCGCGATCGGTGACGGTGCGAACGACCTGGACATGCTGAACACCGCCGGGCTCGGGGTGGCCTTCAACGCGAAGCCGGTGGTCCGCGAGGCCGCGCACACCGCGGTGAACGTACCGTTCCTGGACACGGTGCTGTACCTGCTCGGCATCACCCGCGAGGAGGTCGAGGCCGCCGACGGTCTCGTCGACTGA
- the fabG gene encoding 3-oxoacyl-[acyl-carrier-protein] reductase, whose protein sequence is MSRSVLVTGGNRGIGLAIARAFADNGDKVAITYRSGEPPQILTEAGVLAVRCDITDAEQVEQAYKEIEDKHGPVEVLVANAGITKDQLLMRMSEDDFTSVLDTNLTGTFRVVKRANRGMLRAKKGRVVLISSVVGLLGSAGQANYAASKAGLVGFARSLARELGSRNITFNVVAPGFVDTDMTQVLTEEQRKGIVSQVPLGRYAQPEEIAAAVRFLASDDASYITGAVIPVDGGLGMGH, encoded by the coding sequence TTGAGCCGCTCGGTTCTCGTCACCGGAGGAAACCGGGGCATCGGCCTCGCCATCGCCCGCGCTTTCGCCGACAACGGCGACAAGGTCGCGATCACGTACCGCTCGGGCGAGCCCCCCCAGATCCTCACCGAGGCGGGCGTTCTGGCCGTCCGCTGCGACATCACGGACGCCGAACAGGTGGAGCAGGCCTACAAGGAGATCGAGGACAAGCACGGCCCCGTCGAGGTACTGGTCGCCAACGCCGGTATCACCAAGGACCAGTTGCTGATGCGGATGTCCGAGGACGACTTCACGTCCGTACTCGACACCAACCTCACCGGCACCTTCCGGGTCGTCAAGCGCGCCAACCGCGGCATGCTGCGTGCCAAGAAGGGCCGCGTCGTCCTCATCTCCTCCGTCGTCGGGCTCCTCGGCTCGGCCGGGCAGGCGAACTACGCCGCCTCCAAGGCTGGTCTGGTCGGCTTCGCCCGGTCGCTGGCCCGTGAACTCGGCTCGCGGAACATCACTTTCAACGTCGTCGCACCCGGTTTCGTCGACACCGACATGACCCAGGTGCTCACCGAGGAGCAGCGCAAGGGCATCGTGTCCCAGGTGCCGCTCGGCCGCTATGCGCAGCCCGAGGAGATCGCCGCCGCTGTGCGCTTCCTCGCTTCCGACGACGCGTCGTACATCACTGGAGCCGTCATCCCCGTTGACGGCGGATTGGGCATGGGTCACTGA
- a CDS encoding FadR/GntR family transcriptional regulator: MALTSPRRSALADQVIAQLRNQITSGEWPVGSRIPTEPELVEQLGVARNTVREAVRALAHNGLLDIRQGSGTYVVAISELAGVMHRRFASADPRHVAELRSTLESSAARLAAARRTERDLKQLDALMARREETWAAGDAEAFVAADATLHLAVVAASHNDVLTGLYADLGDLLRDYLRVDVGHELRPENHMDHGRLVEAIRAGDAETAAAEAASHALSCLVDRV; this comes from the coding sequence ATGGCGCTGACGTCTCCGCGGCGTTCGGCACTCGCCGACCAGGTGATTGCCCAGCTGAGGAATCAGATCACCTCCGGCGAGTGGCCCGTGGGTTCACGGATTCCCACCGAGCCCGAACTGGTGGAGCAGCTGGGGGTGGCCCGTAACACCGTCCGCGAGGCCGTGCGCGCGCTCGCACACAACGGCCTGCTCGACATCCGGCAGGGCTCGGGCACCTATGTCGTCGCCATCAGCGAACTGGCCGGGGTGATGCACCGTCGTTTCGCCTCCGCCGATCCTCGCCATGTCGCCGAGCTGCGCTCCACCCTGGAGTCGTCGGCGGCGCGACTGGCCGCTGCCCGGCGCACCGAGCGGGATCTGAAGCAGCTGGACGCGCTCATGGCGCGCCGGGAGGAGACCTGGGCCGCGGGCGACGCCGAGGCGTTCGTCGCGGCGGACGCGACGCTGCATCTGGCCGTGGTCGCGGCCTCGCACAACGACGTGCTGACCGGCCTCTACGCCGACCTGGGCGATCTGCTGCGCGACTATCTCAGGGTCGATGTCGGTCATGAGCTGCGGCCGGAGAATCACATGGACCACGGCCGGCTGGTCGAGGCGATCCGGGCCGGGGACGCGGAGACGGCGGCAGCCGAGGCCGCGAGTCATGCGCTGAGTTGTCTGGTGGACCGGGTCTAG
- the fabI gene encoding enoyl-ACP reductase FabI: MSGILDGKRILITGVLMESSIAFHTAKVAQEQGAEVILTAFPRPTLTERIAKKLPKPAKVIELDVTNAEHLDRLAGLVRDELGSLDGVVHSIGFAPQDALGGNFLNTPFESVSTAMHVSAFSLKSLAMACKPLMSEGGSIVGLTFDAQYAWPQYDWMGPAKAALEATSRYLARDLGKDDIRCNLISAGPIGSMAAKSIPGFSELADVWNTRSPLSWNMSDPEPAGRGVVALLSDFFPKTTGEIIHVDGGVHMMGA, encoded by the coding sequence ATGAGCGGAATTCTCGACGGCAAGCGCATCCTCATCACCGGTGTGCTGATGGAGTCGTCCATCGCCTTCCACACCGCCAAGGTGGCCCAGGAGCAGGGTGCCGAAGTCATCCTGACCGCCTTCCCCCGGCCCACGCTGACGGAGCGCATCGCCAAGAAGCTGCCGAAGCCGGCCAAGGTCATCGAGCTGGATGTGACCAACGCCGAGCACCTGGACCGTCTCGCCGGTCTGGTCCGTGACGAGCTCGGTTCGCTCGACGGCGTCGTGCACTCCATCGGCTTCGCGCCGCAGGACGCGCTCGGCGGCAACTTCCTGAACACCCCGTTCGAGTCCGTCTCCACCGCGATGCACGTCTCGGCGTTCTCGCTGAAGTCGCTCGCCATGGCCTGCAAGCCGCTGATGAGCGAGGGCGGATCGATCGTCGGTCTCACCTTCGACGCGCAGTACGCCTGGCCGCAGTACGACTGGATGGGCCCGGCCAAGGCCGCGCTGGAGGCCACCTCCCGCTACCTCGCGCGTGACCTGGGCAAGGACGACATCCGCTGCAACCTGATCTCGGCCGGACCGATCGGCTCCATGGCCGCCAAGTCCATCCCGGGCTTCTCCGAGCTCGCGGACGTGTGGAACACCCGCTCCCCACTGTCCTGGAACATGTCGGACCCGGAGCCGGCCGGCCGCGGTGTCGTCGCCCTGCTCTCGGACTTCTTCCCGAAGACCACGGGCGAGATCATCCACGTCGACGGTGGCGTGCACATGATGGGTGCCTGA
- a CDS encoding SixA phosphatase family protein yields the protein MSVDTPRRIVLLRHAKAEWSQDSDHERPLAERGRKDAPVAGRKLVDSGIVLDLALCSTAVRTRETWKLAVHEMPHRPRTVYEERLYEASPGELIALINETPDDVHDLLVIGHNPGMHAVADALSESAEGDALARMNRGGFPTAAFAVVEFSGSWKGVEHGVGKLVEYWTPND from the coding sequence ATGAGCGTCGATACACCTCGCAGGATCGTCCTTCTCAGGCATGCAAAGGCGGAATGGTCGCAGGATTCCGACCATGAGCGGCCGCTCGCGGAACGCGGCCGCAAGGATGCCCCCGTCGCAGGCCGCAAACTCGTCGACTCCGGGATCGTCCTCGATCTGGCCCTCTGCTCGACCGCTGTCAGGACGCGCGAGACGTGGAAGCTGGCGGTTCACGAGATGCCTCACCGTCCCAGGACCGTCTACGAGGAGCGACTGTACGAGGCGTCTCCCGGCGAACTGATCGCCCTGATCAACGAGACCCCCGACGATGTGCATGACCTTCTGGTGATCGGCCACAACCCCGGTATGCACGCCGTCGCCGACGCCCTCTCGGAATCGGCCGAGGGCGACGCCCTGGCCCGGATGAACCGCGGCGGCTTCCCGACCGCCGCCTTCGCCGTCGTCGAGTTCTCCGGCTCCTGGAAGGGCGTGGAGCACGGAGTGGGCAAGCTGGTCGAGTACTGGACGCCCAACGACTGA
- a CDS encoding type II toxin-antitoxin system Phd/YefM family antitoxin: MSAISVREFSYNPSAVFARVEKGEAVQVTRHGKVIAILLPGSGATSRYADLVAQGKIRLKAATTSDLDHFPRYDLPSGSPDPLELLLAEREEDDR; encoded by the coding sequence ATGAGCGCAATCTCCGTCCGAGAGTTCTCGTACAACCCGAGCGCCGTCTTCGCCCGCGTGGAGAAGGGGGAGGCGGTCCAGGTCACCCGGCACGGCAAGGTGATCGCCATACTGCTGCCCGGCTCCGGGGCGACATCCCGGTACGCGGACCTGGTGGCTCAGGGGAAGATCCGGCTCAAGGCCGCGACCACCTCGGACCTCGACCACTTCCCGCGCTACGACCTCCCCTCAGGCTCCCCCGATCCGCTGGAACTTCTCCTGGCCGAACGCGAGGAGGACGACCGTTGA
- a CDS encoding SGM_5486 family transporter-associated protein, giving the protein MLDPNPQNGQKKLLLVLGAMLLVTVIIAVIASVASP; this is encoded by the coding sequence GTGCTCGACCCGAATCCCCAGAACGGTCAGAAGAAGCTCCTCCTCGTGCTCGGGGCGATGCTGCTGGTCACCGTGATCATCGCGGTGATCGCCTCGGTCGCATCCCCCTGA
- a CDS encoding McrC family protein — protein MTPEQVWELDRSELLDVRATGRAGTYRLRARDRVGAVRLGRGPGRVRLSIEPKIPVDRLMYLLGYAPSRLQWQDQQVDAVARADLLPAVAHAFNRAARRALRAGPLFGYRETEDTLPVLRGRLRASAQLSRRPGLVVPLEVTYDEHTVDIAENRLLLGAARRLLRVPGMEPRLRAELQGFAAQLDGVNSLVPGAPVPAWQPSRLNQRYQPVLALAALILGGASYEFEDGRNVSVDGLVFRMWQVYEDFLGRALGEALVNLVGGRAEPADRNHHLAVGRRHVLKPDLVHYLPGASGVAGPAIVVDAKYKRGFRREDLYQMLAYCVRLGLDDGHLVYAGGRPGVVRVPVPGKEIRLHRHVLDLSLPQAELSSRVDALAETLARALP, from the coding sequence TTGACCCCTGAGCAGGTGTGGGAGCTGGACCGGTCCGAACTCCTCGACGTACGGGCCACGGGCCGTGCGGGAACGTATCGCTTGCGTGCCAGGGACCGGGTGGGGGCCGTCCGGCTCGGGCGTGGCCCCGGCCGGGTCCGGCTGTCCATCGAGCCCAAGATTCCGGTCGACCGGCTCATGTACCTTCTCGGATACGCGCCGAGTCGGCTCCAGTGGCAGGACCAGCAGGTCGACGCGGTGGCCCGCGCCGACCTCCTGCCGGCCGTGGCGCACGCGTTCAACCGCGCCGCGCGGCGGGCTCTGCGGGCAGGGCCGCTGTTCGGCTACCGGGAGACCGAGGACACCCTGCCGGTGCTGCGCGGCCGGCTACGGGCCTCCGCCCAGCTGAGTAGGCGCCCGGGGCTCGTGGTGCCACTGGAAGTGACGTACGACGAGCACACCGTCGACATCGCGGAGAACCGGCTACTGCTCGGCGCGGCCCGCAGGCTGCTGAGGGTTCCCGGCATGGAGCCACGCCTGCGTGCCGAACTGCAGGGATTTGCCGCACAACTGGACGGGGTGAATTCACTCGTTCCCGGGGCACCCGTGCCCGCCTGGCAGCCGAGCCGCCTCAACCAGCGCTACCAGCCGGTACTCGCGTTGGCGGCACTGATCCTGGGCGGCGCCTCCTACGAGTTCGAGGATGGACGCAACGTGTCCGTCGACGGCCTGGTGTTCCGGATGTGGCAGGTCTACGAGGACTTCCTGGGCCGGGCACTGGGTGAAGCGTTGGTGAACCTCGTGGGCGGCCGGGCGGAACCCGCGGACCGCAATCACCACCTCGCGGTCGGGAGACGGCACGTCCTGAAACCGGACCTGGTCCACTACCTCCCCGGCGCCTCAGGGGTAGCCGGGCCTGCGATCGTGGTGGACGCCAAGTACAAGCGAGGCTTCCGCCGCGAGGACCTCTATCAGATGCTCGCCTACTGCGTACGTCTCGGACTCGACGACGGTCATCTCGTGTATGCCGGCGGCAGGCCGGGCGTCGTACGCGTGCCGGTGCCGGGCAAGGAGATCAGGCTGCACAGACACGTCCTGGACCTGAGCCTGCCGCAGGCGGAGCTGAGCAGTCGCGTCGACGCCCTCGCGGAAACGCTCGCGCGGGCACTGCCGTAA
- a CDS encoding CynX/NimT family MFS transporter translates to MPDDETQYRTRTLSPATKADAPTKTPAPQASQAPQTTQAAAGPSPWLLRLVTIGLVLAALNLRPAITSLGALLQEVQDGLHMSGSVAGVLTSVPPLCFAVFGIMAPRLARRFGPGAVVCAGMIAITAGLVIRPLVGGTAGFLAASALALMGIAVSNVLMPVIVKRWFPDRVGSMTGLYSMALALGTSLAAAVTVPMTNALGGSWKAGLGIWAVLAAAAILPWIPLVRDRHGASGQPAAHHQDSPTLRITRSRTAWGLACFFGLQATAAYITMGWMPQIFRDAGVSAGTAGVLLAVTMAMGVPLAFVIPRVATRLRTQGPIVVLLGSCGLIGYAGLYLAPAAGAWAWALLLGISNCAFPLALTMIGMRSRSGAGVVRLSAFAQSTGYLISIPGPLLVGVLHQHSGGWGLPIALMAGLMVPQMAAGILAGRDRTIEDEC, encoded by the coding sequence ATGCCCGACGACGAGACCCAGTACCGGACCCGGACCCTGAGCCCCGCCACCAAGGCGGACGCCCCCACGAAAACCCCGGCCCCGCAAGCCTCACAGGCCCCGCAGACGACACAGGCCGCCGCCGGGCCCTCCCCATGGCTGCTCCGGCTGGTCACCATCGGGCTCGTCCTTGCCGCGCTCAACCTCCGCCCCGCCATCACCAGCCTCGGCGCCCTCCTCCAAGAGGTGCAGGACGGGCTGCACATGAGCGGCAGCGTCGCCGGTGTCCTCACCTCCGTACCGCCGCTCTGCTTCGCGGTCTTCGGCATCATGGCGCCCCGCCTCGCCCGCCGCTTCGGCCCGGGGGCGGTCGTCTGCGCAGGCATGATCGCCATCACGGCCGGACTGGTGATCCGGCCCCTTGTCGGCGGCACGGCCGGTTTCCTCGCCGCGAGCGCGCTGGCCCTCATGGGCATCGCCGTCAGCAACGTCCTGATGCCAGTGATCGTCAAGCGCTGGTTCCCGGACCGCGTCGGCTCCATGACCGGGCTCTACTCGATGGCCCTGGCCCTCGGCACCTCGCTCGCCGCCGCAGTGACCGTGCCCATGACCAATGCGCTGGGCGGCAGCTGGAAGGCGGGCCTCGGCATCTGGGCCGTGCTCGCCGCCGCCGCGATCCTGCCCTGGATCCCGCTGGTACGGGACCGGCACGGAGCCTCCGGGCAGCCCGCCGCGCACCACCAGGACTCCCCGACTCTCAGGATCACCCGCAGCCGTACCGCCTGGGGCCTGGCCTGCTTCTTCGGCCTGCAGGCCACCGCCGCGTACATCACCATGGGATGGATGCCGCAGATCTTCCGCGACGCGGGGGTTTCGGCCGGTACCGCGGGCGTTCTGCTCGCCGTGACCATGGCGATGGGCGTGCCGCTCGCCTTCGTCATCCCCAGAGTCGCCACCCGGCTGAGGACTCAGGGCCCGATAGTCGTCCTCCTCGGCAGCTGCGGGCTCATCGGATACGCGGGCCTCTACCTCGCACCGGCCGCCGGGGCCTGGGCCTGGGCGCTGCTCCTCGGCATCTCGAACTGCGCCTTCCCGCTCGCCCTGACCATGATCGGCATGCGGTCCCGCAGCGGCGCCGGAGTGGTCCGGCTGTCCGCGTTCGCACAGTCCACCGGCTATCTGATCTCGATCCCCGGCCCGCTGCTCGTCGGCGTGCTCCATCAGCACAGCGGTGGCTGGGGGCTGCCGATCGCACTGATGGCGGGCCTCATGGTGCCGCAGATGGCGGCCGGGATCCTGGCCGGGCGGGACCGGACGATCGAGGACGAATGCTGA
- a CDS encoding type II toxin-antitoxin system VapC family toxin — MDSSALITLLTGRPGAAELRTFLSDRPGLPLATSTIGIVETVRQLDKAGSFPDALSDLDGMVTEILLTEEVRDLATRVSGALRSLDAIHVASALVIGGALDSLITYDKRMLDSAREEGLSAHAPGMAE, encoded by the coding sequence ATGGATTCCTCGGCGCTCATCACACTGCTCACAGGCAGGCCGGGTGCCGCCGAGCTCAGGACATTCCTGTCCGACCGGCCCGGGCTGCCCTTGGCTACCAGCACCATCGGCATCGTCGAGACCGTCCGACAGCTCGACAAGGCCGGATCATTCCCCGACGCACTGTCGGATCTGGACGGGATGGTCACCGAGATCCTGCTGACGGAAGAGGTCCGGGATCTGGCCACCAGGGTCTCGGGGGCTCTGAGATCCCTTGATGCCATTCACGTCGCGAGCGCGCTCGTCATCGGCGGAGCTCTTGACTCCCTGATTACGTACGACAAGCGCATGCTCGACTCAGCGAGGGAAGAAGGTCTCTCCGCACATGCGCCCGGAATGGCGGAATGA
- a CDS encoding McrB family protein, with amino-acid sequence MPTAFEISARAVRQAATVLADHLQDGLPFRELRPLIHAADPTLAQDWQALGAAVTTDIDRNLSFTATTLTKAGWLTRANRTWRLTGLGVEALHAYPEPGTFFSEAGTRYTHWRAGRLYFDAAAKLLSELPDDRWVSIEDLAAEYEIDPEALAACLQGTRPEGWHLALSPDGEAGFGTTLLATEIGAWRTLLERDELYDEAASSIDTVRALPGKRLTAEEITALVLGEEPGQDSIPQRPRRVWIIRGTDAGGASLIRSHWRDEGVVTLSADRLPALAQGAGPQRVRKAVDDADSGATAAQRDRRADELHTFLSRIQEGDIVVCTDGPKAYLGVVRGPAVYTDPLEDAAHFARSVAWRNLDAPLDFVRDLPAELTGRVADADARIVDISEFASRLEPLVGPEPERAAPPPDITAEIPDATEELADGLFLDNATWLQESVELLRGKPQLIFHGPPGTGKTYTALALARHLTGGSPNNVRLVQFHPAYTYEDFFEGFRPRLPKKKASDSPAEKRERDADTSTGLVFDLVQGPLRRLADAAEERPAEVFVLVIDEINRGNLAKVFGEMYFLLEYRKEFVHLLYGSDEGRGFRLPPNLYIIGTMNTVDRTVALMDAAMRRRFSFMELHPDVPPLTGLLSRWLTANQHPQDAALLLDELNRRIAEGPANDRDFRVGHSYLMQSMAHSSPEAMDLIWRSQVIPLLTEYHWGDTTDIEGTYGLAGIREHLGLQSGGGA; translated from the coding sequence GTGCCCACCGCCTTCGAGATCAGCGCCCGCGCAGTACGCCAGGCCGCGACCGTCCTCGCCGACCACCTCCAGGACGGCCTGCCGTTCCGCGAACTCCGGCCGCTGATCCACGCTGCGGACCCGACGCTCGCGCAGGACTGGCAAGCTCTCGGCGCCGCGGTGACCACCGATATCGACCGCAACCTCAGCTTCACGGCTACCACTCTGACCAAGGCGGGCTGGCTGACACGGGCGAACCGCACCTGGCGGCTGACCGGTCTCGGCGTCGAGGCCCTGCACGCCTACCCGGAGCCGGGGACGTTCTTCTCCGAGGCCGGCACTCGGTACACCCACTGGAGGGCCGGGCGCCTTTACTTCGATGCCGCCGCCAAACTGCTCTCTGAACTGCCCGACGACCGGTGGGTGAGTATCGAGGACCTTGCGGCCGAGTACGAGATCGACCCCGAGGCCCTTGCCGCCTGCCTCCAGGGCACCAGGCCCGAGGGCTGGCATCTCGCACTCTCCCCTGATGGTGAGGCAGGTTTCGGCACCACGCTGCTAGCGACCGAGATCGGGGCCTGGCGCACCCTGCTGGAGCGCGACGAGCTCTACGACGAAGCCGCCTCCAGCATCGACACCGTACGGGCACTGCCCGGCAAGCGGCTCACCGCCGAGGAGATCACCGCGCTCGTGCTCGGGGAGGAACCCGGGCAGGACAGCATCCCCCAGCGGCCGCGCAGGGTGTGGATCATCAGAGGTACGGATGCCGGGGGCGCCAGCCTCATCCGCAGCCACTGGCGTGACGAGGGCGTGGTGACCCTGTCGGCCGACCGGCTGCCGGCCCTCGCCCAGGGCGCCGGCCCGCAGCGGGTCCGCAAGGCTGTCGACGATGCCGACTCCGGGGCCACCGCTGCCCAGCGCGACCGCCGCGCGGACGAGCTCCACACCTTCCTCTCCCGGATACAGGAGGGGGACATCGTGGTGTGCACCGACGGCCCCAAGGCGTATCTGGGCGTGGTGCGGGGCCCCGCCGTCTATACGGACCCGCTCGAGGACGCGGCCCACTTCGCCCGGTCGGTCGCCTGGCGGAACCTCGACGCGCCGCTCGACTTCGTGCGCGACCTTCCTGCCGAGCTGACCGGCCGGGTCGCCGACGCGGACGCGCGGATCGTCGACATCAGCGAATTCGCCTCCCGGCTAGAGCCGCTCGTCGGGCCCGAACCGGAGCGCGCCGCACCCCCGCCGGACATCACGGCGGAGATTCCCGATGCCACCGAGGAGCTGGCTGACGGCCTCTTCCTGGACAACGCCACCTGGCTGCAGGAAAGCGTCGAACTTCTCCGAGGTAAACCGCAGCTGATCTTCCACGGCCCTCCGGGTACGGGAAAGACCTACACCGCCCTCGCCCTCGCCCGCCATCTGACCGGCGGCAGCCCCAACAACGTACGACTGGTGCAGTTCCACCCCGCTTACACCTACGAGGACTTCTTCGAAGGGTTCCGCCCCCGGCTGCCGAAGAAGAAGGCGTCCGACAGCCCTGCCGAGAAGCGCGAGCGGGACGCCGACACCTCGACGGGCCTTGTCTTCGATCTCGTCCAGGGCCCGCTGCGCAGGCTCGCGGACGCGGCCGAGGAACGCCCTGCCGAAGTCTTCGTCCTCGTCATCGACGAGATCAATCGCGGGAACCTCGCCAAGGTCTTCGGTGAGATGTACTTCCTGCTGGAGTACCGCAAGGAGTTCGTGCACCTCCTCTACGGATCCGACGAGGGCCGCGGCTTCCGGCTGCCGCCCAACCTCTACATCATCGGCACCATGAACACGGTGGACAGGACCGTCGCGCTGATGGACGCGGCGATGCGCCGCCGGTTCTCCTTCATGGAGCTGCACCCGGACGTTCCGCCTCTCACCGGCCTCCTCAGCCGCTGGCTCACCGCAAATCAGCACCCGCAGGACGCCGCGCTGCTGCTCGACGAACTCAACCGCCGTATCGCCGAAGGCCCGGCGAACGACCGGGACTTCCGCGTCGGGCACTCGTATCTCATGCAGTCCATGGCCCACAGCAGCCCGGAGGCCATGGACCTCATCTGGCGCAGCCAGGTCATACCGCTGCTCACCGAATACCACTGGGGCGACACAACCGACATCGAGGGGACGTACGGCCTGGCCGGCATCAGGGAACACCTCGGGCTGCAGTCCGGCGGCGGTGCATGA